In Streptantibioticus cattleyicolor NRRL 8057 = DSM 46488, a genomic segment contains:
- a CDS encoding DUF5954 family protein: MAHHRENTPDHRVIRVTRQDSPVADLADLEAWEARERYPELRLRGPLFAIGHRRDDGLWQIVILDEGNPQDARNSWNWRLRDQAAGTADAMERDACLAAAERLEWEPLNEMTVLGRDHRVIRGDLFLRFGTDGPEPPRPTDPDPVPAEGEREPRPRAEGFVIDPGAGTGMAEGLLKAELTTFAYSPQVVPPEVYADSVRARRTHPGVVLLPAVYGVAECGAEGKWSPITGICPTPHSAREFLVHYLRNFAPRLRTMADGDRAAYARAAERLARERVNETAAAGHRFRVVRTEALVRVGPDGPELPRASDWVPSPPPAVHEQQLREQGLWDEEG, encoded by the coding sequence ATGGCACATCACCGTGAGAACACCCCCGACCACCGCGTCATCCGGGTGACGCGGCAGGACTCCCCGGTGGCCGACCTGGCCGATCTGGAGGCGTGGGAGGCCCGCGAACGCTATCCGGAACTGCGGCTGCGCGGGCCGCTGTTCGCGATCGGGCACCGGCGTGACGACGGGTTGTGGCAGATCGTGATCCTGGACGAGGGCAACCCGCAGGACGCCCGCAACTCGTGGAACTGGCGGCTGCGCGACCAGGCCGCCGGGACCGCGGACGCCATGGAGCGCGATGCCTGTCTGGCGGCGGCGGAACGTCTGGAGTGGGAGCCGCTGAACGAGATGACCGTGCTGGGCCGCGACCACCGGGTGATCCGCGGCGACTTGTTCCTGCGGTTCGGCACCGACGGGCCGGAGCCGCCGCGCCCGACCGATCCGGATCCGGTGCCGGCCGAGGGCGAGCGCGAGCCGCGCCCCCGGGCCGAGGGGTTCGTCATCGACCCGGGCGCCGGCACCGGCATGGCCGAGGGGCTGCTCAAGGCGGAGTTGACCACGTTCGCCTACTCGCCGCAGGTCGTTCCGCCGGAGGTGTACGCCGATTCGGTGCGGGCGCGCCGGACGCATCCGGGAGTGGTGCTGCTGCCCGCGGTCTACGGTGTGGCGGAGTGCGGCGCGGAGGGCAAGTGGTCACCGATCACCGGTATCTGTCCGACGCCGCATTCGGCGCGCGAGTTCCTCGTGCACTACCTGCGGAACTTCGCGCCCCGGTTGCGGACGATGGCGGACGGGGACCGGGCGGCGTACGCACGGGCCGCCGAGCGGCTGGCGCGGGAGCGGGTGAACGAGACGGCGGCGGCCGGTCACCGTTTCCGGGTGGTGCGGACCGAGGCGCTGGTGCGGGTCGGTCCGGACGGACCGGAGTTGCCGAGGGCGTCGGACTGGGTGCCCAGCCCGCCGCCGGCCGTCCATGAACAGCAGTTGCGTGAGCAGGGGTTGTGGGACGAGGAGGGGTGA
- a CDS encoding rhomboid-like protein, which translates to MPDLPALFRRHLTAVVFTVLSVLVSVLLPPLLGTHGWTALVSWASTNVDNLCDHPVEALAVSALVCVSPPWPDLALAAVALALLCVRLGSGRTAVVAATGHIVGTLLSEGLLAARIAAGQVPDGERATLDVGPSYVVVAALVAVILGGARRWHRLACAAVLALTMPRLAEGITGLGVTPVGHLTALVAGAIIFRLVARPPVVRAATPSAASPSPAPEPELTAAPVPEPVPDRADPAALTAVADGDTASPREAAAT; encoded by the coding sequence TTGCCCGACCTGCCCGCGCTGTTCCGCCGTCACCTGACGGCCGTGGTCTTCACCGTGCTCTCCGTGCTGGTGTCCGTGCTGCTGCCGCCGCTGCTCGGCACCCACGGCTGGACGGCACTGGTCTCCTGGGCCTCCACCAACGTCGACAACCTGTGCGACCACCCCGTCGAGGCCCTCGCCGTCTCGGCGTTGGTGTGCGTCAGCCCACCCTGGCCCGACCTCGCGCTGGCCGCCGTCGCCCTGGCGCTGCTGTGCGTCCGGCTCGGCAGCGGACGCACCGCCGTGGTGGCCGCCACCGGCCACATCGTCGGCACGCTGCTCAGCGAAGGGCTGCTGGCCGCCCGCATCGCCGCCGGCCAGGTGCCGGACGGCGAACGCGCCACGCTGGACGTGGGCCCCTCGTACGTCGTCGTGGCCGCGCTGGTCGCCGTCATCCTCGGCGGCGCGCGCCGCTGGCACCGGCTGGCCTGCGCCGCGGTACTCGCCCTGACCATGCCGCGGCTGGCCGAGGGCATCACCGGGCTCGGGGTCACCCCGGTCGGCCACCTCACCGCCCTCGTCGCCGGGGCCATCATCTTCCGACTCGTGGCCCGTCCCCCCGTAGTACGCGCCGCCACGCCCTCGGCAGCGTCCCCGTCCCCGGCCCCTGAGCCGGAGCTGACCGCTGCGCCGGTGCCGGAGCCGGTGCCCGACCGCGCGGACCCCGCCGCGCTGACCGCCGTGGCGGACGGCGACACCGCGTCGCCCCGGGAGGCCGCCGCCACCTGA
- a CDS encoding nucleoside/nucleotide kinase family protein encodes MTTTPRQLLDRARRLTTDGRRRVLGIAGPPGAGKSTLAEYLVAHLGPAAVRVPMDGFHLADTELRRLGRLGRKGAPDTFDPHGYAALLRRLRAPEPGVTVYAPAFDRELEQPVAGSIPVPPHVPLVITEGNYLLLNDGPWTALRSLLDEVWWIDLPAPERVRRLIDRHERFGKPHQEAERFVHESDEANAALVSTCRDSADLLVTFPPGTAPQPTDPGDTRPDLDTARVRKPAPSD; translated from the coding sequence ATGACAACGACACCGCGGCAACTACTGGATCGCGCCCGCCGACTGACCACCGACGGACGCCGACGCGTACTGGGCATCGCCGGACCGCCCGGAGCCGGAAAGTCCACGTTGGCGGAGTACCTCGTCGCCCATCTCGGGCCGGCCGCCGTCCGGGTCCCGATGGACGGCTTCCACCTGGCCGACACCGAACTGCGCAGACTGGGACGCCTCGGCCGCAAGGGCGCACCCGACACCTTCGACCCGCACGGTTACGCGGCACTGCTGCGCAGACTCCGTGCCCCGGAACCGGGCGTCACGGTCTACGCCCCCGCCTTCGATCGCGAACTCGAACAACCTGTCGCGGGCAGCATCCCCGTCCCACCACACGTCCCTCTCGTGATCACCGAAGGCAACTACCTCCTGCTGAACGACGGCCCATGGACCGCCCTCCGCTCACTCCTCGACGAAGTCTGGTGGATCGACCTCCCCGCCCCGGAACGCGTACGCCGACTGATCGACCGACACGAGCGTTTCGGCAAGCCGCACCAGGAAGCCGAACGCTTCGTACACGAATCCGACGAAGCCAACGCGGCTCTGGTGTCCACGTGCCGCGACTCCGCCGACCTGCTGGTCACCTTCCCACCGGGTACGGCACCCCAGCCGACCGATCCCGGCGACACACGGCCCGACCTCGACACTGCGCGGGTCCGCAAGCCCGCGCCGTCCGACTGA